From one Anopheles bellator chromosome 1, idAnoBellAS_SP24_06.2, whole genome shotgun sequence genomic stretch:
- the LOC131215065 gene encoding putative polypeptide N-acetylgalactosaminyltransferase 9 gives MAATHCWCCALKVLVVILVIANVLYYRYSDWYYVTVWSNGPSQKISFFGRQDAVNYSSLPGHLGSAVEFDFSDLEVASLVNGSIQRYGFNEYASALIPLRRVLPDLRDPWCEGDRVQRQGRLPPTAIVIVFYNEPWSALLRTVHSVLDHSPVELVEEIVLVDDFSSFPFLQNELEEYWRPYPQVRIVRAPERLGLIRARILGAKRTRAPLLTFLDAHVECTTGWLEPLLDQVDLNYTTIAVPLIDRIDDNDLHLIVNVSSQLVGAFEWDLNFGWWQRSMLPVRNSVDRAPYEPFESPAMAGGLFSISRRFFTRLGWYDEGFGVYGMENAELSIKSWMCGGRILAVPCSHVAHIRKISHPFIGAAQQNVTFLNSVRVAEVWMDEYKRVVFDANGIERYTEELFGSVADRKAVRAGAGCRTFQYYLERAYPEIPSPIVPGQFRGEVRNAALGNGTCLTVRSLGNAPTMEDCGQRKPAAQFWAHNFYQELNSYRRCLEAEPVLKIAPCHRHRGSQAWNYDPDSMQLRSVPKQQCLSIVSVTDNSTELTLEPCEAHKLAQQWYAQLTEYGFWKQLQ, from the exons ATGGCTGCCACACACTGTTGGTGCTGCGCGTTGAAAGTTCTGGTGGTGATCCTTGTGATCGCGAACGTTCTTTACTATCGCTACAGTGACTGGTACTACGTCACGGTTTGGAGTAACGGCCCGTCGCAAAAGATATCGTTCTTCGGCAGACAAGACGCCGTAAACTATTCCTCACTGCCTGGCCATTTGGGGTCCGCGGTGGAGTTTGATTTTTCCGACCTAGAGGTAGCGTCACTCGTCAACGGTAGCATCCAGCGGTACGGATTCAACGAGTACGCCTCGGCGTTGATACCCCTGCGACGGGTGCTGCCAGATCTGCGCGATCCATGGTGTGAAGGTGACCGTGTGCAGCGCCAAGGGCGGCTGCCCCCGAcagcgatcgtgatcgtgttctACAACGAACCTTGGTCTGCGCTACTTCGGACCGTGCACTCGGTTCTCGATCACTCACCGGTCGAACTGGTCGAAGAAATTGTGCTCGTGGATGACTTTTCCTCTTTCC CTTTTTTGCAGAATGAACTCGAAGAGTATTGGCGTCCGTACCCGCAAGTACGCATCGTTCGTGCTCCCGAGAGGCTGGGATTGATCAGGGCTAGGATCCTGGGAGCCAAGCGTACCAGGGCCCCGTTGCTCACGTTTCTGGATGCCCACGTCGAGTGTACCACCGGGTGGTTGGAGCCGTTGCTAGATCAAGTTGATCTCAATTACACCACGATTGCCGTGCcactgatcgatcgaatcgatgaCAACGATCTGCACCTGATCGTGAATGTGTCGTCCCAACTGGTGGGTGCGTTCGAATGGGACCTCAACTTTGGCTGGTGGCAACGTTCGATGCTACCAGTCCGAAATTCGGTCGACCGTGCTCCGTACGAACCGTTCGAGTCACCGGCCATGGCAGGCGGTCTATTTTCCATCTCACGCCGCTTCTTCACCCGCCTCGGTTGGTACGATGAAGGGTTCGGTGTGTACGGTATGGAAAATGCCGAACTGTCCATCAAAAGCTGGATGTGCGGTGGCCGCATCCTGGCCGTCCCGTGTTCACATGTCGCGCACATACGCAAAATCTCCCATCCGTTCATCGGAGCGGCGCAGCAGAATGTGACGTTCCTGAACTCGGTTCGCGTGGCCGAAGTCTGGATGGACGAGTACAAGCGGGTCGTGTTTGACGCGAACGGCATTGAGCGATACACCGAGGAGCTGTTTGGATCCGTGGCCGATCGGAAGGCTGTTCGGGCTGGTGCCGGGTGTCGCACGTTTCAGTACTACCTCGAGCGGGCCTACCCAGAGATACCGTCACCGATTGTCCCGGGACAGTTCCGTGGCGAGGTTCGCAATGCGGCGCTTGGCAATGGAACGTGCTTGACGGTGCGTTCGCTGGGAAACGCACCCACCATGGAAGATTGCGGTCAGCGGAAACCGGCGGCACAGTTTTGGGCCCACAACTTCTACCAGGAGCTCAACAGTTATCGACGATGTTTGGAAGCAGAACCGGTTCTGAAGATCGCACCATGCCACCGGCATCGTGGTTCACAGGCGTGGAATTACGATCCGGATAGCATGCAACTGCGGAGCGTCCCCAAGCAACAGTGTCTTTCGATAGTCAGCGTGACAGATAACAGCACGGAACTGACATTGGAACCGTGTGAGGCACACAAACTGGCCCAGCAATGGTACGCACAGTTGACGGAGTACGGGTTTTGGAAACAACTTCAATAA
- the LOC131215063 gene encoding alpha-amylase 4N-like produces MKGFLLLVLLVAEASSQFNPHFKAKHHTIVQLFEWRYEDIEHECRTFLGPNRFGGVQLSPVNEVRTSKSPTWTDRYEPVSYKLTSRSGNETALRTMIAACNEAGVRVYVEVVLNHMARASEGPSTHGTAGSIVNPAARDYPDAPYVASDFNDPCRITNVNDPHELRNCWKEDRPDLNQGLVRVRQRIVDFLNRLLTLGVAGFIVDSALYMWPHDLRAIYSRLQNLTTTAGFPPGARPFICQDLSYHQPGAVPDISWSDYADLGVIAQDRFAIDIGDVLLRRKPFHYFVHLGTRLGYVPREKALVYVNNPLLLREPDADGDLLVVSMRNQRAYRIALAFLLAHRYGMARVASSYEFSNLSEGPPLDAQGQIMQVRLDETGQCRRPWICEHRWPTVQKMVHFRRAAHGTAVANWVDNGQNQIAFCRDRVGFVAFNAEISLTLKANLHTCLKAGSYCDLISAPPDRVSENGVCTGTTVLVDAKGRSDIFINTQLEQPFIAVLASG; encoded by the coding sequence ATGAAGGGATTCCTTCTGCTTGTCCTGCTCGTAGCCGAAGCCAGTTCCCAGTTCAATCCTCATTTTAAAGCGAAACACCACACCATCGTGCAGCTGTTCGAGTGGCGCTATGAGGACATCGAGCACGAGTGCCGCACTTTTCTCGGTCCAAACAGATTCGGCGGTGTTCAGCTGTCGCCAGTGAACGAAGTGCGCACAAGTAAATCGCCAACCTGGACCGACCGCTACGAGCCAGTTTCGTACAAACTGACCAGCCGTTCTGGCAACGAGACCGCTCTCCGTACGATGATCGCCGCTTGCAACGAGGCTGGTGTGCGAGTTTACGTCGAAGTGGTACTGAACCACATGGCCCGGGCCAGCGAAGGACCGTCAACGCACGGAACGGCCGGTTCGATCGTCAATCCGGCCGCCCGTGATTATCCCGACGCACCGTACGTGGCGTCTGATTTTAACGATCCTTGTCGCATCACCAACGTTAACGATCCGCACGAGTTACGCAACTGCTGGAAAGAGGATCGGCCCGATCTGAACCAAGGACTCGTACGCGTTCGCCAACGGATCGTGGATTTCCTTAACCGTCTGCTAACGCTGGGCGTGGCAGGTTTCATCGTCGATTCCGCGCTCTACATGTGGCCGCACGACCTACGGGCAATATACAGTCGGCTCCAGAACCTGACCACAACTGCCGGGTTTCCGCCGGGGGCCCGTCCATTCATTTGTCAAGATCTTTCGTACCATCAACCGGGTGCAGTTCCGGACATCAGCTGGAGCGATTACGCCGACCTTGGCGTAATCGCGCAGGATCGTTTTGCGATCGACATTGGCGACGTGTTGCTGAGGCGAAAACCGTTTCACTATTTCGTCCATCTCGGTACCCGGTTGGGTTACGTCCCACGAGAGAAGGCTCTTGTCTACGTGAACAATCCACTCCTTCTTCGCGAACCGGATGCCGATGGCGATCTGTTGGTGGTTTCGATGCGCAACCAGCGCGCTTACAGGATCGCTCTTGCATTCCTATTGGCACACCGTTACGGAATGGCCCGGGTGGCGAGTTCGTATGAGTTTTCTAACCTTAGCGAAGGGCCACCGCTTGACGCGCAGGGACAGATTATGCAGGTACGACTCGATGAAACTGGCCAGTGCCGTCGGCCGTGGATCTGCGAACATCGTTGGCCAACGGTCCAGAAGAtggtgcacttccggcgcgcCGCCCACGGGACGGCCGTGGCGAACTGGGTAGACAATGGCCAGAATCAGATCGCTTTTTGTCGCGATCGTGTTGGCTTCGTTGCGTTCAATGCGGAGATTTCTCTCACACTAAAAGCCAACCTGCACACCTGCCTGAAGGCCGGCTCTTACTGCGATCTTATCAGTGCACCGCCCGACCGAGTGAGTGAAAATGGCGTGTGCACCGGCACGACGGTGCTGGTAGATGCCAAAGGGCGATCGGACATTTTCATTAACACACAGCTGGAACAACCATTCATAGCGGTGCTGGCCTCCGGATAA